AGCCATAATCGCTGATGTCGTCGCATTGGATGCGGTCGTGTTTTGTGGGCGGATTCGGGCCATCCAGCGGCAGGTGTTGGGTGCCACTACTCGTGTGAGTTTAAATTACCAGCTGCAGCTGGCCGAGATTATGGCTGCCGTTCTGAATGTCGCTCTTTAGCATCGAACCCTAAATTGAAGCAATTAATTAATCTAATTAAGGAGAGGGCTGGCCCTAAGCACTGGGCCAAAAGAAATCTCTCCAATGCGCGGGCATGGGCCAAAAAACACTTTTGctaatttcattaattgttTGCCCGGTTCTCTCGCAGCCGCGTGCCATTTTGCGTACAAGTGGCGCATTTAATTAGACTAATAAAGTAATTCAGCCAGCGAGTGTAAATGAAACAAGTGGAGCGCGAACGGCTCCTGCTAGAGTTGCCAACGCGAACTGCTAATAAAACAGTTATAATTAGTTGGCTGCCAAGGGGAAGGGCGGTGGCAAACAAGCCGGGGGCTTGGGCCAAAACAGGCTGTCTATGTCTGGCTGTGGCTGGAGGCCAGCTTGGCTGCATGATTCTGcctacacatacatatattctatTTCCTTGCGGTTCGTTCGTGCCTGGCtcaataaaatgaaattatccTTATGTGTGTTGGGTGAGAGAGTGGGTTGGGGTGCGTGGAAACGTTGGTTAAATTTGTTGCAAGTGATAAAGTGATTAGCACATTGTAACAGTCGCGGTGTGTGTGCTTGTTTTATGAGCGCGCCTATGGGCTatgcaacaaaatttttacGCTGCATTGCAATAATGGCGGCGCGGCGCGGCGATGCGTCCGCTTCCGTCCGtaaatccatttttaattaatttcataaatCAAGCTCAATGCATATATTTATGGGAATAAATCATGTAATTAACTGGCGCATAGTCACGTGGCCTGCTCTGCGACCTGGGTCAACATATGGCCACCAACCAAGTGACCAACGACCGGCGACCAGGCGACCGGCAGCAACTGCAGCCGTGGAGGTCGGCCATGATAAACAAGATATTAACGACTTAATTTACTGCAGCTCGTGTGCCCCGTCGAGTGTCTGCGTGGCCATAAACTGCAGGCACGCAACACAAATATAAATGGATGAATAAATAACGTGAGGCAACGAATAATGCGCCACACTTGACATTCAAACCCACAGGACTTAcccaataattaaaataattttttatttatgttccCTAAAGCTAAGAAGCGAAGTCCCATTAGTATAAACGCTATACTTTGTTCTTTCGTTTAAATTAATAGTATTATAGTAATTATGGTAGTTTTTATTGCAATCTTATAGGCCACATTCGAATCGGAGTAGCGCACTCAACTTTGCGTCTCCTGTGTGAAATTAAAACGCTTAACGGTCGTGCAAATTTTCCCCCAACTGGCTTCGGCTTCTGTGTACGATAACCGCcaatttttcaataaactgCAATAAATGTTTATCCATTTATAAGCTTGGTGCAATTCTTCTTTATGTTGcttctgttgttgtttgttttaaaagcAAAGGTTGCAAAAAAACGACTCATTTTAATGGCTGTTCTGCACTGTTGGGTAACCACGAGCTCTTAACATCGTACTCCCGCAAAGGAAAGCtcttttgaaattaaattgccCGATGTAAATGAAATATCTTTTACGTACATTaaacaaatacattttatattatcAGTTACTACTATTGAACATGCATATACTCCACAAAAAGTACTTGTATCTCGCCGGAATAAAGCATCCATAGCATAAAGAAATTGTTTGCAAAagttaagaaaatatttcgaCCTGATCGGCGCTTATACTTTCCAGCTTCTCTTTTAATACATGACCCTTGCACTTTTTGATACCAGGCCTAACACACAATCCAAAAGCTGTCACTTCTTTGAACcctaaaaagaaaataaaacatgatcagtacaaaataaatattaaaacattatCCTACTGTATTCTTCGGGCAGGTGGCAATTTGTCATTTCCATTTCGCATGAGTTCCTAAAGACGGTGTAACATCGCTGGTTAAATCCACAAACTGGCCAGTCGATTAATTTAGTGCAAAATTTGCATCTACTTGCCTCGGCTCCCAGATAATACACTGTTACAAATGTAcgttaaaataattttgagaACTAAAAGGTGAACTTACAGATTAAAAGGAAGATTATAGTTGATTTCATAGTTGAATCCAAGAAGGCTAAGCTCTAACTGGTCTATCTGTCAGACCCACAAACTGTGCAAAATATTGGGTGTGTCGAATGAATTTCAGACAATT
The Drosophila bipectinata strain 14024-0381.07 chromosome 3R, DbipHiC1v2, whole genome shotgun sequence DNA segment above includes these coding regions:
- the LOC108122587 gene encoding uncharacterized protein, coding for MKSTIIFLLILYYLGAEASRCKFCTKLIDWPVCGFNQRCYTVFRNSCEMEMTNCHLPEEYRFKEVTAFGLCVRPGIKKCKGHVLKEKLESISADQVEIFS